In Rhipicephalus sanguineus isolate Rsan-2018 chromosome 1, BIME_Rsan_1.4, whole genome shotgun sequence, the DNA window ACGGAGCACATGGTAATCAGAGGTGCTTAATGTTTTTCTAATAGTACATAGAGTTATAAAATGCGTACCTTTGGTATACGAGAGGCACGTTGCGAAAGCGACATGCGCTTCACCACCAGTCACCGTAGCCGCCATGACCCCCATCATGGCCCCCACCGTGTCCATGGCCGTAACCATGTTCGTCACCATGGCCGTGTTTGCTCTTGATGATTATGACTTTGCCGTACCCTCCGTGTCCTCCACCGTGACCATGACCATGTCCGTGGCCGTGGCCGTGGCTGTAGTGACCCAGGTAGCCGCCTCCGGGATGAATTTTTTTGATATGGTGAACTGTCTTTACGAGAAACGTAGGACCCTTAATTGCGTGGGTCTTGTAGTCGTGGCCATGGCCATGACCGTGCCCATAACCACCATCGCTGATCTTGTGCACAACAATTCCATGTCCTCCGTGACCGTAGTGGCCATAGCCAGCCGCCGACAGCCGCAATGCGCATAACAACACAACGACGACCTACAAAGAAAGTGATGCAAGTTCAGATGATAAGAATTATAAACATGCACAAACACTTAGCGAGCAATAATAGGCGTCAGCTATACTCTTTTACTTGTATATGAAATCTGCAAAGGCACAATAACTACCTGTCGCTAAGAGCTCCGGGTCTCTTTTGCGATAGCTTGCAGCTTTCGAAATTCAGTTATTTAAAATCCGCTGCCTCTGAAGACGGCAGAGGTGAGCCTGCCACCCACAATATTTCGTACCCCTGCTTAGCTGTATCGCACCTCACAACCTGCGAGGGCACAAATTTAGGCCATTTGGCATTGTTCCTGCATCTATTTTCATCGAGTATTTTCATGTATCTGCCTCGCCACTTGGTGTACCACGTGCAAAGCAACAAAGGTaatgctatctttttttttaaatgggaagcatttcttagcgaacctttggcagttTGAGCGTTTGTATCTACGTGTCGACTTATCTGTCTAGCCGTCTACGtcagggtgctctcatgatcgcctccttaacttggtgtagaccaaatttggcatgggaggctaagaggatttgacgaatatgactgtctgatcatgacacgtataacgtgaaaattctgtcacgCACgccgtcaaacactttcctctagacgcgtgtggcacatacccgtatacgacgGGCCACGGTaagagggtatgcgccacaggtggttcaAAATTTATATCTTCCCAtggacggcgagaacagacattggtaatttaaatacgacagcgttaagaaaaactgacatcggcagcgttgactcgacaaatggaaagaataaaaaaatcacaccatctcccgctaaaggggatcatgaggcgatgcgaagcagtgtttcggcatgtagagctcgcgtttcagagatggagtggtgagggggaaaggggagaggggaagtggagagagggattggagaggggatgggaaaggggaaggaggaaggagagaggtgatgtggagagagggaggggagaggaggagagatgggatGGGAGagtaggagtggagagggggatgggaaagagaaatgagagggggaaagggaaggggagaggtgatgtggagagggaatggggagagagggagtggagtggggaagtggaggtttgcgcatgcgcagtaagggtggtcacgccgcacaccaccaccaccggattgaactccgctataagatgcttcacatctaaaatttggatctcagcaggaatcgaacgcaagcattctgcgtggcaatcaggtattctaccacagagccaccccaggtctataaactcgtttggaaaaacagcctatgcaggtgtaatggcggtgcaacgtcaattgtggttgtggtgctggctatctaattttacaagaaagtaataaacactacatatgtactactcctacgatacaggcgtcatgtcaggttggcgtctgtggttccagcgttggctccgcctttatagcagcctaataaacattacatttgtattcctatgattcagcgagctgtattgaagcgttgctcgaccccggaggaacataTTAACGACAGTTACTTATTATATTCaagtgattgcaccataaagtgcacttagtttcgataat includes these proteins:
- the LOC119387385 gene encoding holotricin-3-like, with amino-acid sequence MSTSGCVLVVVVLLCALRLSAAGYGHYGHGGHGIVVHKISDGGYGHGHGHGHDYKTHAIKGPTFLVKTVHHIKKIHPGGGYLGHYSHGHGHGHGHGHGGGHGGYGKVIIIKSKHGHGDEHGYGHGHGGGHDGGHGGYGDWW